In a single window of the Bos javanicus breed banteng chromosome 16, ARS-OSU_banteng_1.0, whole genome shotgun sequence genome:
- the ABL2 gene encoding tyrosine-protein kinase ABL2 isoform X2, translated as MVFGMVLLPPNCYGRDQDTSLCCLCHEASETALPSLTDHFASCLEDGFEGDKTGGSSPEALHRPYGCDVEPQALNEAIRWSSKENLLGATESDPNLFVALYDFVASGDNTLSITKGEKLRVLGYNQNGEWSEVRSKNGQGWVPSNYITPVNSLEKHSWYHGPVSRSAAEYLLSSLINGSFLVRESESSPGQLSISLRYEGRVYHYRINTTTDGKVYVTAESRFSTLAELVHHHSTVADGLVTTLHYPAPKCNKPTVYGVSPIHDKWEMERTDITMKHKLGGGQYGEVYVGVWKKYSLTVAVKTLKEDTMEVEEFLKEAAVMKEIKHPNLVQLLGVCTLEPPFYIVTEYMPYGNLLDYLRECNREEVTAVVLLYMATQISSAMEYLEKKNFIHRDLAARNCLVGENHVVKVADFGLSRLMTGDTYTAHAGAKFPIKWTAPESLAYNTFSIKSDVWAFGVLLWEIATYGMSPYPGIDLSQVYDLLEKGYRMEQPEGCPPKVYELMRACWKWSPADRPSFAETHQAFETMFHDSSISEEVAEELGRAAAASSVVPYLPRLPLLPSKTRTLKKQGENKENIEGAQDATENSASSSAPGFIRSAQAPSGSPALPRKQRDKSPSSLLEDAKETCFTRDRKGGFFSSFMKKRNAPTPPKRSSSFREMENQPHKKYELTGNFSSVASLQHAEGFSLTPAQQEASLVPPKCYGGSFAQRNLCNDDGGGGGGSGAAGGGWSGITGFFTPRLIKKTLGLRAGKPTASDDTSKPFPRSNSTSSVSSGLPEQDRMAMTLPRNCQRSKLQLERTVSTSSQPEENVDRANDTLPKKSEEGAAPTRERPKAKLLPRGGTALPLRTPSGDPATTEKDSPGLGVAGVAAAPKSKERNGGARLGMAGVPEDGEQTGWASPAKTAAVLPTTHNHKVPVLISPTLKHTPADVQLIGTDSQGNKFKLLSEHQVTSSGDKDRPRRVKPKCAPPPPPVMRLLQHPSMCSDSTEEPAAPTAVQPKSETQEGGKKAAPGAVPTSGKAGRPVMPPPQVPLPTSSGSPAKMANGTAGTKVALRKTKQAAEKISADKISKEALLECADLLSSAITEPVPNSQLVDTGHQLLDYCSGYVDCIPQTRNKFAFREAVSKLELSLQELQVSSAAAGVPGANPVLNNLLSCVQEISDVVQR; from the exons ATGGTCTTTGGGATGGTTCTGCTTCCACCTAATTGTTATGGCAGAGATCAGGACACATCGCTTTGCTGTCTATGCCATGAGGCCTCAGAAACGGCTCTCCCCAGCTTGACAG atcACTTTGCCAGCTGTTTGGAGGATGGATTTGAGGGAGACAAGACTGGAGGCAGTAGTCCAG AAGCCTTGCATCGCCCCTACGGTTGTGATGTTGAACCCCAGGCCCTGAACGAAGCCATCAGGTGGAGCTCCAAGGAGAACCTGCTTGGAGCCACCGAGAGTGACCCTAATCTCTTTGTTGCACTTTATGATTTTGTAGCAAGTGGTGATAACACACTCAGCATCACTAAAG GTGAAAAGCTCCGAGTCCTTGGTTACAACCAGAATGGAGAGTGGAGCGAAGTTCGCTCTAAGAATGGCCAAGGCTGGGTGCCAAGCAACTACATCACCCCTGTGAACAGCCTGGAAAAACATTCCTGGTATCATGGACCTGTGTCTCGCAGTGCAGCAGAGTACCTACTCAGCAGTCTGATCAATGGCAGCTTCCTGGTGCGAGAGAGTGAGAGCAGCCCCGGGCAGCTGTCAATCTCGCTCAGGTACGAGGGGCGTGTGTATCACTACAGGATCAATACCACCACAGATGGCAAG GTATACGTAACTGCTGAGAGCCGCTTCAGCACCTTGGCCGAGCTTGTTCACCATCACTCCACGGTGGCTGATGGGCTGGTGACAACCCTACACTATCCGGCACCCAAGTGTAATAAGCCTACAGTCTACGGTGTGTCCCCCATCCACGACAAGTGGGAAATGGAACGAACAGATATTACCATGAAGCACAAACTTGGGGGTGGTCAGTATGGAGAGGTTTACGTTGGCGTCTGGAAGAAATACAGCCTTACAGTTGCTGTGAAAACATTGAAG GAAGATACTATGGAGGTGGAGGAATTTCTCAAGGAAGCTGCAGTGATGAAGGAAATCAAGCATCCTAACCTGGTACAGCTATTAG GTGTGTGTACCTTGGAGCCACCATTTTACATTGTGACTGAATACATGCCTTATGGGAACTTGCTTGATTATCTCCGAGAATGCAACCGAGAAGAGGTGACTGCAGTTGTACTGCTTTACATGGCCACTCAGATCTCTTCTGCAATGGAGTATTTAGAGAAGAAGAATTTCATCCACAG GGATCTTGCAGCTCGTAACTGCCTGGTGGGAGAAAACCATGTGGTGAAAGTGGCTGATTTTGGCTTAAGTAGACTGATGACCGGAGACACCTATACTGCTCATGCTGGAGCCAAATTTCCTATTAAATGGACAGCACCAGAGAGTCTTGCCTACAATACTTTCTCAATTAAATCTGACGTCTGGG CTTTTGGGGTGCTCTTATGGGAAATTGCTACATATGGAATGTCACCATATCCAGGTATTGACCTGTCTCAGGTCTATGATCTACTGGAAAAAGGATACCGAATGGAGCAGCCTGAAGGATGTCCCCCTAAGGTGTATGAACTTATGAGAGCAT GCTGGAAGTGGAGCCCTGCCGACAGGCCCTCTTTTGCAGAAACACATCAAGCTTTTGAAACCATGTTCCACGACTCTAGCATTTCTGAAG AGGTTGCTGAGGAGCTTGGGAGGGCCGCCGCCGCCTCGTCTGTGGTTCCATATCTGCCTCGACTGCCTCTGCTTCCTTCCAAGACCCGGACGCTGAAGAAGCAGGGGGAGAACAAGGAGAACATCGAGGGGGCACAAGATGCCACAGAAAATTCTGCTTCCAGTTCAGCACCAG ggttCATTAGAAGTGCACAGGCCCCCAGTGGGTCCCCAGCACTGCCTCGAAAGCAGAGAGACAAGTCACCCAGCAGCCTCTTGGAAGATGCCAAAGAGACATGCTTCACCAGAGATAGGAAGGGAGGCTTCTTCAGCTCCTTTATGAAAAAGAGAAACGCTCCCACACCCCCCAAACGCAGCAGCTCCTTCCGAGAAATGGAGAACCAGCCCCACAAGAAATACGAACTGACGGGTAACTTCTCATCTGTTGCTTCTCTGCAGCATGCTGAAGGGTTCTCTCTCACTCCTGCCCAGCAAGAAGCGAGTCTGGTGCCACCCAAGTGCTATGGGGGTAGCTTTGCACAGAGGAACCTCTGTAATGACGacggtggcgggggtgggggcagcggtGCTGCTGGGGGCGGGTGGTCTGGCATCACAGGCTTCTTTACACCACGCTTAATCAAAAAGACACTGGGCTTACGAGCAGGTAAACCCACAGCCAGTGATGACACATCCAAGCCTTTTCCAAGGTCAAACTCTACATCTTCCGTGTCCTCAGGGCTTCCAGAGCAGGATAGGATGGCAATGACCCTTCCCAGGAACTGCCAGAGGTCCAAACTCCAGCTGGAAAGGACAGTGTCCACCTCTTCTCAGCCAGAAGAGAATGTGGACAGGGCCAATGACACGCTTCCAAAAAAATCAGAGGAAGGTGCCGCTCCGACCAGGGAGAGACCAAAAGCCAAACTTCTGCCCAGAGGAGGCACCGCTCTTCCTCTCAGAACCCCCTCTGGGGATCCAGCCACTACAGAGAAGGATTCTCCAGGGTTGGGGGTGGCTGGAGTGGCAGCTGCCCCCAAGAGCAAGGAGAGGAATGGTGGGGCACGACTTGGCATGGCTGGAGTCCCAGAGGATGGCGAGCAGACCGGCTGGGCTTCTCCAGCCAAGACTGCCGCGGTCCTCCCAACCACTCATAACCACAAAGTGCCCGTCCTTATCTCACCCACTCTGAAGCACACTCCAGCTGACGTGCAGCTCATTGGCACAGACTCTCAGGGGAATAAATTCAAGCTCTTATCAGAGCATCAGGTCACTTCCTCTGGAGACAAGGACCGACCCCGCCGGGTAAAACCAAAGtgtgccccgcccccaccaccagtGATGAGACTACTGCAGCATCCGTCCATGTGCTCAGACTCCACGGAAGAGCCAGCCGCCCCGACTGCAGTCCAGCCCAAGTCAGAAAcacaggagggagggaaaaaggcGGCTCCAGGGGCGGTGCCCACCAGTGGGAAAGCTGGGAGGCCTGTGATGCCTCCACCTCAAGTGCCTCTGCCCACATCTTCCGGCTCGCCAGCCAAAATGGCCAATGGCACAGCAGGTACTAAAGTGGCTCTGAGAAAAACCAAACAGGCGGCCGAGAAAATCTCAGCCGACAAAATCAGCAAGGAGGCCCTGCTGGAATGTGCCGACCTACTGTCCAGTGCCATCACGGAACCTGTGCCCAACAGCCAGCTGGTGGACACTGGCCACCAGCTGCTCGACTACTGCTCAGGCTACGTGGACTGCATCCCTCAAACTCGCAACAAATTTGCCTTCCGAGAGGCTGTGAGCAAACTGGAACTCAgcctgcaggagctgcaggtgtCTTCCGCAGCCGCTGGCGTGCCCGGGGCAAACCCTGTCCTTAACAACTTACTGTCGTGTGTACAGGAAATCAGTGATGTGGTGCAGAGGTAG
- the ABL2 gene encoding tyrosine-protein kinase ABL2 isoform X4 yields the protein MVFGMVLLPPNCYGRDQDTSLCCLCHEASETALPSLTEALHRPYGCDVEPQALNEAIRWSSKENLLGATESDPNLFVALYDFVASGDNTLSITKGEKLRVLGYNQNGEWSEVRSKNGQGWVPSNYITPVNSLEKHSWYHGPVSRSAAEYLLSSLINGSFLVRESESSPGQLSISLRYEGRVYHYRINTTTDGKVYVTAESRFSTLAELVHHHSTVADGLVTTLHYPAPKCNKPTVYGVSPIHDKWEMERTDITMKHKLGGGQYGEVYVGVWKKYSLTVAVKTLKEDTMEVEEFLKEAAVMKEIKHPNLVQLLGVCTLEPPFYIVTEYMPYGNLLDYLRECNREEVTAVVLLYMATQISSAMEYLEKKNFIHRDLAARNCLVGENHVVKVADFGLSRLMTGDTYTAHAGAKFPIKWTAPESLAYNTFSIKSDVWAFGVLLWEIATYGMSPYPGIDLSQVYDLLEKGYRMEQPEGCPPKVYELMRACWKWSPADRPSFAETHQAFETMFHDSSISEEVAEELGRAAAASSVVPYLPRLPLLPSKTRTLKKQGENKENIEGAQDATENSASSSAPGFIRSAQAPSGSPALPRKQRDKSPSSLLEDAKETCFTRDRKGGFFSSFMKKRNAPTPPKRSSSFREMENQPHKKYELTGNFSSVASLQHAEGFSLTPAQQEASLVPPKCYGGSFAQRNLCNDDGGGGGGSGAAGGGWSGITGFFTPRLIKKTLGLRAGKPTASDDTSKPFPRSNSTSSVSSGLPEQDRMAMTLPRNCQRSKLQLERTVSTSSQPEENVDRANDTLPKKSEEGAAPTRERPKAKLLPRGGTALPLRTPSGDPATTEKDSPGLGVAGVAAAPKSKERNGGARLGMAGVPEDGEQTGWASPAKTAAVLPTTHNHKVPVLISPTLKHTPADVQLIGTDSQGNKFKLLSEHQVTSSGDKDRPRRVKPKCAPPPPPVMRLLQHPSMCSDSTEEPAAPTAVQPKSETQEGGKKAAPGAVPTSGKAGRPVMPPPQVPLPTSSGSPAKMANGTAGTKVALRKTKQAAEKISADKISKEALLECADLLSSAITEPVPNSQLVDTGHQLLDYCSGYVDCIPQTRNKFAFREAVSKLELSLQELQVSSAAAGVPGANPVLNNLLSCVQEISDVVQR from the exons ATGGTCTTTGGGATGGTTCTGCTTCCACCTAATTGTTATGGCAGAGATCAGGACACATCGCTTTGCTGTCTATGCCATGAGGCCTCAGAAACGGCTCTCCCCAGCTTGACAG AAGCCTTGCATCGCCCCTACGGTTGTGATGTTGAACCCCAGGCCCTGAACGAAGCCATCAGGTGGAGCTCCAAGGAGAACCTGCTTGGAGCCACCGAGAGTGACCCTAATCTCTTTGTTGCACTTTATGATTTTGTAGCAAGTGGTGATAACACACTCAGCATCACTAAAG GTGAAAAGCTCCGAGTCCTTGGTTACAACCAGAATGGAGAGTGGAGCGAAGTTCGCTCTAAGAATGGCCAAGGCTGGGTGCCAAGCAACTACATCACCCCTGTGAACAGCCTGGAAAAACATTCCTGGTATCATGGACCTGTGTCTCGCAGTGCAGCAGAGTACCTACTCAGCAGTCTGATCAATGGCAGCTTCCTGGTGCGAGAGAGTGAGAGCAGCCCCGGGCAGCTGTCAATCTCGCTCAGGTACGAGGGGCGTGTGTATCACTACAGGATCAATACCACCACAGATGGCAAG GTATACGTAACTGCTGAGAGCCGCTTCAGCACCTTGGCCGAGCTTGTTCACCATCACTCCACGGTGGCTGATGGGCTGGTGACAACCCTACACTATCCGGCACCCAAGTGTAATAAGCCTACAGTCTACGGTGTGTCCCCCATCCACGACAAGTGGGAAATGGAACGAACAGATATTACCATGAAGCACAAACTTGGGGGTGGTCAGTATGGAGAGGTTTACGTTGGCGTCTGGAAGAAATACAGCCTTACAGTTGCTGTGAAAACATTGAAG GAAGATACTATGGAGGTGGAGGAATTTCTCAAGGAAGCTGCAGTGATGAAGGAAATCAAGCATCCTAACCTGGTACAGCTATTAG GTGTGTGTACCTTGGAGCCACCATTTTACATTGTGACTGAATACATGCCTTATGGGAACTTGCTTGATTATCTCCGAGAATGCAACCGAGAAGAGGTGACTGCAGTTGTACTGCTTTACATGGCCACTCAGATCTCTTCTGCAATGGAGTATTTAGAGAAGAAGAATTTCATCCACAG GGATCTTGCAGCTCGTAACTGCCTGGTGGGAGAAAACCATGTGGTGAAAGTGGCTGATTTTGGCTTAAGTAGACTGATGACCGGAGACACCTATACTGCTCATGCTGGAGCCAAATTTCCTATTAAATGGACAGCACCAGAGAGTCTTGCCTACAATACTTTCTCAATTAAATCTGACGTCTGGG CTTTTGGGGTGCTCTTATGGGAAATTGCTACATATGGAATGTCACCATATCCAGGTATTGACCTGTCTCAGGTCTATGATCTACTGGAAAAAGGATACCGAATGGAGCAGCCTGAAGGATGTCCCCCTAAGGTGTATGAACTTATGAGAGCAT GCTGGAAGTGGAGCCCTGCCGACAGGCCCTCTTTTGCAGAAACACATCAAGCTTTTGAAACCATGTTCCACGACTCTAGCATTTCTGAAG AGGTTGCTGAGGAGCTTGGGAGGGCCGCCGCCGCCTCGTCTGTGGTTCCATATCTGCCTCGACTGCCTCTGCTTCCTTCCAAGACCCGGACGCTGAAGAAGCAGGGGGAGAACAAGGAGAACATCGAGGGGGCACAAGATGCCACAGAAAATTCTGCTTCCAGTTCAGCACCAG ggttCATTAGAAGTGCACAGGCCCCCAGTGGGTCCCCAGCACTGCCTCGAAAGCAGAGAGACAAGTCACCCAGCAGCCTCTTGGAAGATGCCAAAGAGACATGCTTCACCAGAGATAGGAAGGGAGGCTTCTTCAGCTCCTTTATGAAAAAGAGAAACGCTCCCACACCCCCCAAACGCAGCAGCTCCTTCCGAGAAATGGAGAACCAGCCCCACAAGAAATACGAACTGACGGGTAACTTCTCATCTGTTGCTTCTCTGCAGCATGCTGAAGGGTTCTCTCTCACTCCTGCCCAGCAAGAAGCGAGTCTGGTGCCACCCAAGTGCTATGGGGGTAGCTTTGCACAGAGGAACCTCTGTAATGACGacggtggcgggggtgggggcagcggtGCTGCTGGGGGCGGGTGGTCTGGCATCACAGGCTTCTTTACACCACGCTTAATCAAAAAGACACTGGGCTTACGAGCAGGTAAACCCACAGCCAGTGATGACACATCCAAGCCTTTTCCAAGGTCAAACTCTACATCTTCCGTGTCCTCAGGGCTTCCAGAGCAGGATAGGATGGCAATGACCCTTCCCAGGAACTGCCAGAGGTCCAAACTCCAGCTGGAAAGGACAGTGTCCACCTCTTCTCAGCCAGAAGAGAATGTGGACAGGGCCAATGACACGCTTCCAAAAAAATCAGAGGAAGGTGCCGCTCCGACCAGGGAGAGACCAAAAGCCAAACTTCTGCCCAGAGGAGGCACCGCTCTTCCTCTCAGAACCCCCTCTGGGGATCCAGCCACTACAGAGAAGGATTCTCCAGGGTTGGGGGTGGCTGGAGTGGCAGCTGCCCCCAAGAGCAAGGAGAGGAATGGTGGGGCACGACTTGGCATGGCTGGAGTCCCAGAGGATGGCGAGCAGACCGGCTGGGCTTCTCCAGCCAAGACTGCCGCGGTCCTCCCAACCACTCATAACCACAAAGTGCCCGTCCTTATCTCACCCACTCTGAAGCACACTCCAGCTGACGTGCAGCTCATTGGCACAGACTCTCAGGGGAATAAATTCAAGCTCTTATCAGAGCATCAGGTCACTTCCTCTGGAGACAAGGACCGACCCCGCCGGGTAAAACCAAAGtgtgccccgcccccaccaccagtGATGAGACTACTGCAGCATCCGTCCATGTGCTCAGACTCCACGGAAGAGCCAGCCGCCCCGACTGCAGTCCAGCCCAAGTCAGAAAcacaggagggagggaaaaaggcGGCTCCAGGGGCGGTGCCCACCAGTGGGAAAGCTGGGAGGCCTGTGATGCCTCCACCTCAAGTGCCTCTGCCCACATCTTCCGGCTCGCCAGCCAAAATGGCCAATGGCACAGCAGGTACTAAAGTGGCTCTGAGAAAAACCAAACAGGCGGCCGAGAAAATCTCAGCCGACAAAATCAGCAAGGAGGCCCTGCTGGAATGTGCCGACCTACTGTCCAGTGCCATCACGGAACCTGTGCCCAACAGCCAGCTGGTGGACACTGGCCACCAGCTGCTCGACTACTGCTCAGGCTACGTGGACTGCATCCCTCAAACTCGCAACAAATTTGCCTTCCGAGAGGCTGTGAGCAAACTGGAACTCAgcctgcaggagctgcaggtgtCTTCCGCAGCCGCTGGCGTGCCCGGGGCAAACCCTGTCCTTAACAACTTACTGTCGTGTGTACAGGAAATCAGTGATGTGGTGCAGAGGTAG
- the ABL2 gene encoding tyrosine-protein kinase ABL2 isoform X6, with protein MVFGMVLLPPNCYGRDQDTSLCCLCHEASETALPSLTDHFASCLEDGFEGDKTGGSSPEALHRPYGCDVEPQALNEAIRWSSKENLLGATESDPNLFVALYDFVASGDNTLSITKGEKLRVLGYNQNGEWSEVRSKNGQGWVPSNYITPVNSLEKHSWYHGPVSRSAAEYLLSSLINGSFLVRESESSPGQLSISLRYEGRVYHYRINTTTDGKVYVTAESRFSTLAELVHHHSTVADGLVTTLHYPAPKCNKPTVYGVSPIHDKWEMERTDITMKHKLGGGQYGEVYVGVWKKYSLTVAVKTLKEDTMEVEEFLKEAAVMKEIKHPNLVQLLGVCTLEPPFYIVTEYMPYGNLLDYLRECNREEVTAVVLLYMATQISSAMEYLEKKNFIHRDLAARNCLVGENHVVKVADFGLSRLMTGDTYTAHAGAKFPIKWTAPESLAYNTFSIKSDVWAFGVLLWEIATYGMSPYPGIDLSQVYDLLEKGYRMEQPEGCPPKVYELMRACWKWSPADRPSFAETHQAFETMFHDSSISEEVAEELGRAAAASSVVPYLPRLPLLPSKTRTLKKQGENKENIEGAQDATENSASSSAPGFIRSAQAPSGSPALPRKQRDKSPSSLLEDAKETCFTRDRKGGFFSSFMKKRNAPTPPKRSSSFREMENQPHKKYELTGLPEQDRMAMTLPRNCQRSKLQLERTVSTSSQPEENVDRANDTLPKKSEEGAAPTRERPKAKLLPRGGTALPLRTPSGDPATTEKDSPGLGVAGVAAAPKSKERNGGARLGMAGVPEDGEQTGWASPAKTAAVLPTTHNHKVPVLISPTLKHTPADVQLIGTDSQGNKFKLLSEHQVTSSGDKDRPRRVKPKCAPPPPPVMRLLQHPSMCSDSTEEPAAPTAVQPKSETQEGGKKAAPGAVPTSGKAGRPVMPPPQVPLPTSSGSPAKMANGTAGTKVALRKTKQAAEKISADKISKEALLECADLLSSAITEPVPNSQLVDTGHQLLDYCSGYVDCIPQTRNKFAFREAVSKLELSLQELQVSSAAAGVPGANPVLNNLLSCVQEISDVVQR; from the exons ATGGTCTTTGGGATGGTTCTGCTTCCACCTAATTGTTATGGCAGAGATCAGGACACATCGCTTTGCTGTCTATGCCATGAGGCCTCAGAAACGGCTCTCCCCAGCTTGACAG atcACTTTGCCAGCTGTTTGGAGGATGGATTTGAGGGAGACAAGACTGGAGGCAGTAGTCCAG AAGCCTTGCATCGCCCCTACGGTTGTGATGTTGAACCCCAGGCCCTGAACGAAGCCATCAGGTGGAGCTCCAAGGAGAACCTGCTTGGAGCCACCGAGAGTGACCCTAATCTCTTTGTTGCACTTTATGATTTTGTAGCAAGTGGTGATAACACACTCAGCATCACTAAAG GTGAAAAGCTCCGAGTCCTTGGTTACAACCAGAATGGAGAGTGGAGCGAAGTTCGCTCTAAGAATGGCCAAGGCTGGGTGCCAAGCAACTACATCACCCCTGTGAACAGCCTGGAAAAACATTCCTGGTATCATGGACCTGTGTCTCGCAGTGCAGCAGAGTACCTACTCAGCAGTCTGATCAATGGCAGCTTCCTGGTGCGAGAGAGTGAGAGCAGCCCCGGGCAGCTGTCAATCTCGCTCAGGTACGAGGGGCGTGTGTATCACTACAGGATCAATACCACCACAGATGGCAAG GTATACGTAACTGCTGAGAGCCGCTTCAGCACCTTGGCCGAGCTTGTTCACCATCACTCCACGGTGGCTGATGGGCTGGTGACAACCCTACACTATCCGGCACCCAAGTGTAATAAGCCTACAGTCTACGGTGTGTCCCCCATCCACGACAAGTGGGAAATGGAACGAACAGATATTACCATGAAGCACAAACTTGGGGGTGGTCAGTATGGAGAGGTTTACGTTGGCGTCTGGAAGAAATACAGCCTTACAGTTGCTGTGAAAACATTGAAG GAAGATACTATGGAGGTGGAGGAATTTCTCAAGGAAGCTGCAGTGATGAAGGAAATCAAGCATCCTAACCTGGTACAGCTATTAG GTGTGTGTACCTTGGAGCCACCATTTTACATTGTGACTGAATACATGCCTTATGGGAACTTGCTTGATTATCTCCGAGAATGCAACCGAGAAGAGGTGACTGCAGTTGTACTGCTTTACATGGCCACTCAGATCTCTTCTGCAATGGAGTATTTAGAGAAGAAGAATTTCATCCACAG GGATCTTGCAGCTCGTAACTGCCTGGTGGGAGAAAACCATGTGGTGAAAGTGGCTGATTTTGGCTTAAGTAGACTGATGACCGGAGACACCTATACTGCTCATGCTGGAGCCAAATTTCCTATTAAATGGACAGCACCAGAGAGTCTTGCCTACAATACTTTCTCAATTAAATCTGACGTCTGGG CTTTTGGGGTGCTCTTATGGGAAATTGCTACATATGGAATGTCACCATATCCAGGTATTGACCTGTCTCAGGTCTATGATCTACTGGAAAAAGGATACCGAATGGAGCAGCCTGAAGGATGTCCCCCTAAGGTGTATGAACTTATGAGAGCAT GCTGGAAGTGGAGCCCTGCCGACAGGCCCTCTTTTGCAGAAACACATCAAGCTTTTGAAACCATGTTCCACGACTCTAGCATTTCTGAAG AGGTTGCTGAGGAGCTTGGGAGGGCCGCCGCCGCCTCGTCTGTGGTTCCATATCTGCCTCGACTGCCTCTGCTTCCTTCCAAGACCCGGACGCTGAAGAAGCAGGGGGAGAACAAGGAGAACATCGAGGGGGCACAAGATGCCACAGAAAATTCTGCTTCCAGTTCAGCACCAG ggttCATTAGAAGTGCACAGGCCCCCAGTGGGTCCCCAGCACTGCCTCGAAAGCAGAGAGACAAGTCACCCAGCAGCCTCTTGGAAGATGCCAAAGAGACATGCTTCACCAGAGATAGGAAGGGAGGCTTCTTCAGCTCCTTTATGAAAAAGAGAAACGCTCCCACACCCCCCAAACGCAGCAGCTCCTTCCGAGAAATGGAGAACCAGCCCCACAAGAAATACGAACTGACGG GGCTTCCAGAGCAGGATAGGATGGCAATGACCCTTCCCAGGAACTGCCAGAGGTCCAAACTCCAGCTGGAAAGGACAGTGTCCACCTCTTCTCAGCCAGAAGAGAATGTGGACAGGGCCAATGACACGCTTCCAAAAAAATCAGAGGAAGGTGCCGCTCCGACCAGGGAGAGACCAAAAGCCAAACTTCTGCCCAGAGGAGGCACCGCTCTTCCTCTCAGAACCCCCTCTGGGGATCCAGCCACTACAGAGAAGGATTCTCCAGGGTTGGGGGTGGCTGGAGTGGCAGCTGCCCCCAAGAGCAAGGAGAGGAATGGTGGGGCACGACTTGGCATGGCTGGAGTCCCAGAGGATGGCGAGCAGACCGGCTGGGCTTCTCCAGCCAAGACTGCCGCGGTCCTCCCAACCACTCATAACCACAAAGTGCCCGTCCTTATCTCACCCACTCTGAAGCACACTCCAGCTGACGTGCAGCTCATTGGCACAGACTCTCAGGGGAATAAATTCAAGCTCTTATCAGAGCATCAGGTCACTTCCTCTGGAGACAAGGACCGACCCCGCCGGGTAAAACCAAAGtgtgccccgcccccaccaccagtGATGAGACTACTGCAGCATCCGTCCATGTGCTCAGACTCCACGGAAGAGCCAGCCGCCCCGACTGCAGTCCAGCCCAAGTCAGAAAcacaggagggagggaaaaaggcGGCTCCAGGGGCGGTGCCCACCAGTGGGAAAGCTGGGAGGCCTGTGATGCCTCCACCTCAAGTGCCTCTGCCCACATCTTCCGGCTCGCCAGCCAAAATGGCCAATGGCACAGCAGGTACTAAAGTGGCTCTGAGAAAAACCAAACAGGCGGCCGAGAAAATCTCAGCCGACAAAATCAGCAAGGAGGCCCTGCTGGAATGTGCCGACCTACTGTCCAGTGCCATCACGGAACCTGTGCCCAACAGCCAGCTGGTGGACACTGGCCACCAGCTGCTCGACTACTGCTCAGGCTACGTGGACTGCATCCCTCAAACTCGCAACAAATTTGCCTTCCGAGAGGCTGTGAGCAAACTGGAACTCAgcctgcaggagctgcaggtgtCTTCCGCAGCCGCTGGCGTGCCCGGGGCAAACCCTGTCCTTAACAACTTACTGTCGTGTGTACAGGAAATCAGTGATGTGGTGCAGAGGTAG